In Arachis hypogaea cultivar Tifrunner chromosome 2, arahy.Tifrunner.gnm2.J5K5, whole genome shotgun sequence, a genomic segment contains:
- the LOC112740877 gene encoding vacuolar protein sorting-associated protein 41 homolog isoform X5 — protein sequence MRSRVRDQRVRGGHRRNAAAAAAITVVEEGVQRREREKDDSQTKWRERMKTRREREGGCFAVHCRRSWGQLKPPPLLGLAVLLSSLSASTIDFLRFISAIFDANGTDAILSFEKFCCNLPRPLLQDKVPAFSPKKAKSFIESELGASISLLFREFEDRPIAATSLGQLMKPELFDFIDKYNLQDSIHEKVELYADYDPKMLLPFLHSSQHYTLEKAYEICTKKELLKEQVFILGRMRNSKQALAVIINKLGDIKEAVEFVTMQNDYELWEELIKQCIDKPEMVGMLLEHTVGNLDPLYIVNKAQGSAG from the exons ATGAGATCACGAGTGAGAGACCAGAGAGTGAGAGGGGGTCACCGCCGCAACGCCGCTGCAGCCGCCGCCATCACCGTCGTGGAGGAGGGAGtccagaggagagagagagagaaagatgatTCGCAGACTAAATGGAGAGAAAGGATGAAGACGCGACGCGAGAGAGAAGGAGGCTGTTTCGCCGTGCACTGTCGTCGCTCCTGGGGTCAATTGAAGCCGCCGCCGCTGCTAGGGCTTGCCGTGCTCCTGTCCTCACTTTCGGCTTCTACGATTGACTTCCT GCGTTTCATCAGTGCCATTTTCGATGCCAATGGTACAGATGCAATTCTCTCCTTTGAAAAGTTCTGCTGCAATCTCCCTAGACCTCTTCTTCAG GACAAGGTCCCTGCCTTCTCTCCAAAGAAAGCAAAAAGCTTTATTGAGAGTGAATTGGGAGCTTCCATTAGCTTACTATTTAGGGAGTTCGAAGATCGGCCAATAGCCGCTACTAGTCTTGGTCAG CTTATGAAACCAGAACTCTTTGATTTCATTGATAAATATAACCTACAAGATTCAATCCATGAAAAG GTAGAACTCTATGCAGATTATGATCCAAAGATGCTGCTACCTTTTCTACATAGCAGTCAGCACTATACTCTTGAGAAG GCCTATGAAATTTGCACTAAAAAAGAGCTACTGAAGGAGCAAGTTTTCATCTTAGGAAGGATGAGAAACTCAAAGCAAGCCCTAGCAGTTATTATAAATAAACTGGGGGACATTAAGGAG GCTGTAGAGTTTGTCACTATGCAGAATGATTATGAACTCTGGGAAGAATTAATCAAGCAATGCATTGACAAGCCTGAAATG GTGGGCATGCTATTAGAGCACACAGTTGGAAATCTTGATCCCCTCTACATTGTAAATAAG GCTCAGGGATCGGCTGGTTAA
- the LOC112740877 gene encoding uncharacterized protein isoform X3, which produces MRSRVRDQRVRGGHRRNAAAAAAITVVEEGVQRREREKDDSQTKWRERMKTRREREGGCFAVHCRRSWGQLKPPPLLGLAVLLSSLSASTIDFLRFISAIFDANGTDAILSFEKFCCNLPRPLLQDKVPAFSPKKAKSFIESELGASISLLFREFEDRPIAATSLGQVHRAILHLILCSLLISLSSMLAGLESFKLMKPELFDFIDKYNLQDSIHEKVELYADYDPKMLLPFLHSSQHYTLEKAYEICTKKELLKEQVFILGRMRNSKQALAVIINKLGDIKEAVEFVTMQNDYELWEELIKQCIDKPEMAQGSAG; this is translated from the exons ATGAGATCACGAGTGAGAGACCAGAGAGTGAGAGGGGGTCACCGCCGCAACGCCGCTGCAGCCGCCGCCATCACCGTCGTGGAGGAGGGAGtccagaggagagagagagagaaagatgatTCGCAGACTAAATGGAGAGAAAGGATGAAGACGCGACGCGAGAGAGAAGGAGGCTGTTTCGCCGTGCACTGTCGTCGCTCCTGGGGTCAATTGAAGCCGCCGCCGCTGCTAGGGCTTGCCGTGCTCCTGTCCTCACTTTCGGCTTCTACGATTGACTTCCT GCGTTTCATCAGTGCCATTTTCGATGCCAATGGTACAGATGCAATTCTCTCCTTTGAAAAGTTCTGCTGCAATCTCCCTAGACCTCTTCTTCAG GACAAGGTCCCTGCCTTCTCTCCAAAGAAAGCAAAAAGCTTTATTGAGAGTGAATTGGGAGCTTCCATTAGCTTACTATTTAGGGAGTTCGAAGATCGGCCAATAGCCGCTACTAGTCTTGGTCAG GTTCATCGTGCTATCCTGCATTTAATTTTATGTTCATTGCTAATAAGCTTATCGAGCATGTTAGCTGGTTTGGAATCCTTTAAG CTTATGAAACCAGAACTCTTTGATTTCATTGATAAATATAACCTACAAGATTCAATCCATGAAAAG GTAGAACTCTATGCAGATTATGATCCAAAGATGCTGCTACCTTTTCTACATAGCAGTCAGCACTATACTCTTGAGAAG GCCTATGAAATTTGCACTAAAAAAGAGCTACTGAAGGAGCAAGTTTTCATCTTAGGAAGGATGAGAAACTCAAAGCAAGCCCTAGCAGTTATTATAAATAAACTGGGGGACATTAAGGAG GCTGTAGAGTTTGTCACTATGCAGAATGATTATGAACTCTGGGAAGAATTAATCAAGCAATGCATTGACAAGCCTGAAATG GCTCAGGGATCGGCTGGTTAA
- the LOC112740877 gene encoding uncharacterized protein isoform X2 — MRSRVRDQRVRGGHRRNAAAAAAITVVEEGVQRREREKDDSQTKWRERMKTRREREGGCFAVHCRRSWGQLKPPPLLGLAVLLSSLSASTIDFLRFISAIFDANGTDAILSFEKFCCNLPRPLLQDKVPAFSPKKAKSFIESELGASISLLFREFEDRPIAATSLGQVHRAILHLILCSLLISLSSMLAGLESFKLMKPELFDFIDKYNLQDSIHEKVELYADYDPKMLLPFLHSSQHYTLEKAYEICTKKELLKEQVFILGRMRNSKQALAVIINKLGDIKEAVEFVTMQNDYELWEELIKQCIDKPEMVGMLLEHTVGNLDPLYIVNKAQGSAG; from the exons ATGAGATCACGAGTGAGAGACCAGAGAGTGAGAGGGGGTCACCGCCGCAACGCCGCTGCAGCCGCCGCCATCACCGTCGTGGAGGAGGGAGtccagaggagagagagagagaaagatgatTCGCAGACTAAATGGAGAGAAAGGATGAAGACGCGACGCGAGAGAGAAGGAGGCTGTTTCGCCGTGCACTGTCGTCGCTCCTGGGGTCAATTGAAGCCGCCGCCGCTGCTAGGGCTTGCCGTGCTCCTGTCCTCACTTTCGGCTTCTACGATTGACTTCCT GCGTTTCATCAGTGCCATTTTCGATGCCAATGGTACAGATGCAATTCTCTCCTTTGAAAAGTTCTGCTGCAATCTCCCTAGACCTCTTCTTCAG GACAAGGTCCCTGCCTTCTCTCCAAAGAAAGCAAAAAGCTTTATTGAGAGTGAATTGGGAGCTTCCATTAGCTTACTATTTAGGGAGTTCGAAGATCGGCCAATAGCCGCTACTAGTCTTGGTCAG GTTCATCGTGCTATCCTGCATTTAATTTTATGTTCATTGCTAATAAGCTTATCGAGCATGTTAGCTGGTTTGGAATCCTTTAAG CTTATGAAACCAGAACTCTTTGATTTCATTGATAAATATAACCTACAAGATTCAATCCATGAAAAG GTAGAACTCTATGCAGATTATGATCCAAAGATGCTGCTACCTTTTCTACATAGCAGTCAGCACTATACTCTTGAGAAG GCCTATGAAATTTGCACTAAAAAAGAGCTACTGAAGGAGCAAGTTTTCATCTTAGGAAGGATGAGAAACTCAAAGCAAGCCCTAGCAGTTATTATAAATAAACTGGGGGACATTAAGGAG GCTGTAGAGTTTGTCACTATGCAGAATGATTATGAACTCTGGGAAGAATTAATCAAGCAATGCATTGACAAGCCTGAAATG GTGGGCATGCTATTAGAGCACACAGTTGGAAATCTTGATCCCCTCTACATTGTAAATAAG GCTCAGGGATCGGCTGGTTAA
- the LOC112740877 gene encoding vacuolar protein sorting-associated protein 41 homolog isoform X4 — protein sequence MRSRVRDQRVRGGHRRNAAAAAAITVVEEGVQRREREKDDSQTKWRERMKTRREREGGCFAVHCRRSWGQLKPPPLLGLAVLLSSLSASTIDFLRFISAIFDANGTDAILSFEKFCCNLPRPLLQDKVPAFSPKKAKSFIESELGASISLLFREFEDRPIAATSLGQLMKPELFDFIDKYNLQDSIHEKVELYADYDPKMLLPFLHSSQHYTLEKAYEICTKKELLKEQVFILGRMRNSKQALAVIINKLGDIKEAVEFVTMQNDYELWEELIKQCIDKPEMVGMLLEHTVGNLDPLYIVNKVPNGLKIPR from the exons ATGAGATCACGAGTGAGAGACCAGAGAGTGAGAGGGGGTCACCGCCGCAACGCCGCTGCAGCCGCCGCCATCACCGTCGTGGAGGAGGGAGtccagaggagagagagagagaaagatgatTCGCAGACTAAATGGAGAGAAAGGATGAAGACGCGACGCGAGAGAGAAGGAGGCTGTTTCGCCGTGCACTGTCGTCGCTCCTGGGGTCAATTGAAGCCGCCGCCGCTGCTAGGGCTTGCCGTGCTCCTGTCCTCACTTTCGGCTTCTACGATTGACTTCCT GCGTTTCATCAGTGCCATTTTCGATGCCAATGGTACAGATGCAATTCTCTCCTTTGAAAAGTTCTGCTGCAATCTCCCTAGACCTCTTCTTCAG GACAAGGTCCCTGCCTTCTCTCCAAAGAAAGCAAAAAGCTTTATTGAGAGTGAATTGGGAGCTTCCATTAGCTTACTATTTAGGGAGTTCGAAGATCGGCCAATAGCCGCTACTAGTCTTGGTCAG CTTATGAAACCAGAACTCTTTGATTTCATTGATAAATATAACCTACAAGATTCAATCCATGAAAAG GTAGAACTCTATGCAGATTATGATCCAAAGATGCTGCTACCTTTTCTACATAGCAGTCAGCACTATACTCTTGAGAAG GCCTATGAAATTTGCACTAAAAAAGAGCTACTGAAGGAGCAAGTTTTCATCTTAGGAAGGATGAGAAACTCAAAGCAAGCCCTAGCAGTTATTATAAATAAACTGGGGGACATTAAGGAG GCTGTAGAGTTTGTCACTATGCAGAATGATTATGAACTCTGGGAAGAATTAATCAAGCAATGCATTGACAAGCCTGAAATG GTGGGCATGCTATTAGAGCACACAGTTGGAAATCTTGATCCCCTCTACATTGTAAATAAGGTTCCCAATGGGTTGAAAATACCTCGATaa
- the LOC112740877 gene encoding uncharacterized protein isoform X6 gives MRSRVRDQRVRGGHRRNAAAAAAITVVEEGVQRREREKDDSQTKWRERMKTRREREGGCFAVHCRRSWGQLKPPPLLGLAVLLSSLSASTIDFLRFISAIFDANGTDAILSFEKFCCNLPRPLLQDKVPAFSPKKAKSFIESELGASISLLFREFEDRPIAATSLGQVHRAILHLILCSLLISLSSMLAGLESFKLMKPELFDFIDKYNLQDSIHEKVVQLMMLDCKHVVPLLIQHRDLISPQEVVKQLLNADVKCDCRYFLHLYLHSLFEVNPHAGKDFHDIHVWEIRTLCRL, from the exons ATGAGATCACGAGTGAGAGACCAGAGAGTGAGAGGGGGTCACCGCCGCAACGCCGCTGCAGCCGCCGCCATCACCGTCGTGGAGGAGGGAGtccagaggagagagagagagaaagatgatTCGCAGACTAAATGGAGAGAAAGGATGAAGACGCGACGCGAGAGAGAAGGAGGCTGTTTCGCCGTGCACTGTCGTCGCTCCTGGGGTCAATTGAAGCCGCCGCCGCTGCTAGGGCTTGCCGTGCTCCTGTCCTCACTTTCGGCTTCTACGATTGACTTCCT GCGTTTCATCAGTGCCATTTTCGATGCCAATGGTACAGATGCAATTCTCTCCTTTGAAAAGTTCTGCTGCAATCTCCCTAGACCTCTTCTTCAG GACAAGGTCCCTGCCTTCTCTCCAAAGAAAGCAAAAAGCTTTATTGAGAGTGAATTGGGAGCTTCCATTAGCTTACTATTTAGGGAGTTCGAAGATCGGCCAATAGCCGCTACTAGTCTTGGTCAG GTTCATCGTGCTATCCTGCATTTAATTTTATGTTCATTGCTAATAAGCTTATCGAGCATGTTAGCTGGTTTGGAATCCTTTAAG CTTATGAAACCAGAACTCTTTGATTTCATTGATAAATATAACCTACAAGATTCAATCCATGAAAAG GTTGTCCAATTGATGATGTTGGATTGCAAGCATGTAGTTCCTTTATTGATCCAGCATAGGGACTTAATAAGTCCACAAGAAGTTGTGAAGCAACTTCTAAATGCTGATGTTAAGTGTGACTGCAGATACTTTTTACATTTGTATCTCCATTCACTATTTGAAGTAAATCCGCATGCTGGGAAAGACTTTCATGATATACATGTTTGGGAGATAAG AACTCTATGCAGATTATGA
- the LOC112740877 gene encoding uncharacterized protein isoform X1, with amino-acid sequence MRSRVRDQRVRGGHRRNAAAAAAITVVEEGVQRREREKDDSQTKWRERMKTRREREGGCFAVHCRRSWGQLKPPPLLGLAVLLSSLSASTIDFLRFISAIFDANGTDAILSFEKFCCNLPRPLLQDKVPAFSPKKAKSFIESELGASISLLFREFEDRPIAATSLGQVHRAILHLILCSLLISLSSMLAGLESFKLMKPELFDFIDKYNLQDSIHEKVELYADYDPKMLLPFLHSSQHYTLEKAYEICTKKELLKEQVFILGRMRNSKQALAVIINKLGDIKEAVEFVTMQNDYELWEELIKQCIDKPEMVGMLLEHTVGNLDPLYIVNKVPNGLKIPR; translated from the exons ATGAGATCACGAGTGAGAGACCAGAGAGTGAGAGGGGGTCACCGCCGCAACGCCGCTGCAGCCGCCGCCATCACCGTCGTGGAGGAGGGAGtccagaggagagagagagagaaagatgatTCGCAGACTAAATGGAGAGAAAGGATGAAGACGCGACGCGAGAGAGAAGGAGGCTGTTTCGCCGTGCACTGTCGTCGCTCCTGGGGTCAATTGAAGCCGCCGCCGCTGCTAGGGCTTGCCGTGCTCCTGTCCTCACTTTCGGCTTCTACGATTGACTTCCT GCGTTTCATCAGTGCCATTTTCGATGCCAATGGTACAGATGCAATTCTCTCCTTTGAAAAGTTCTGCTGCAATCTCCCTAGACCTCTTCTTCAG GACAAGGTCCCTGCCTTCTCTCCAAAGAAAGCAAAAAGCTTTATTGAGAGTGAATTGGGAGCTTCCATTAGCTTACTATTTAGGGAGTTCGAAGATCGGCCAATAGCCGCTACTAGTCTTGGTCAG GTTCATCGTGCTATCCTGCATTTAATTTTATGTTCATTGCTAATAAGCTTATCGAGCATGTTAGCTGGTTTGGAATCCTTTAAG CTTATGAAACCAGAACTCTTTGATTTCATTGATAAATATAACCTACAAGATTCAATCCATGAAAAG GTAGAACTCTATGCAGATTATGATCCAAAGATGCTGCTACCTTTTCTACATAGCAGTCAGCACTATACTCTTGAGAAG GCCTATGAAATTTGCACTAAAAAAGAGCTACTGAAGGAGCAAGTTTTCATCTTAGGAAGGATGAGAAACTCAAAGCAAGCCCTAGCAGTTATTATAAATAAACTGGGGGACATTAAGGAG GCTGTAGAGTTTGTCACTATGCAGAATGATTATGAACTCTGGGAAGAATTAATCAAGCAATGCATTGACAAGCCTGAAATG GTGGGCATGCTATTAGAGCACACAGTTGGAAATCTTGATCCCCTCTACATTGTAAATAAGGTTCCCAATGGGTTGAAAATACCTCGATaa
- the LOC112740877 gene encoding uncharacterized protein isoform X7 translates to MRSRVRDQRVRGGHRRNAAAAAAITVVEEGVQRREREKDDSQTKWRERMKTRREREGGCFAVHCRRSWGQLKPPPLLGLAVLLSSLSASTIDFLRFISAIFDANGTDAILSFEKFCCNLPRPLLQDKVPAFSPKKAKSFIESELGASISLLFREFEDRPIAATSLGQVHRAILHLILCSLLISLSSMLAGLESFKLMKPELFDFIDKYNLQDSIHEKVVQLMMLDCKHVVPLLIQHRDLISPQEVVKQLLNADVKCDCRYFLHLYLHSLFEVNPHAGKDFHDIHVWEIR, encoded by the exons ATGAGATCACGAGTGAGAGACCAGAGAGTGAGAGGGGGTCACCGCCGCAACGCCGCTGCAGCCGCCGCCATCACCGTCGTGGAGGAGGGAGtccagaggagagagagagagaaagatgatTCGCAGACTAAATGGAGAGAAAGGATGAAGACGCGACGCGAGAGAGAAGGAGGCTGTTTCGCCGTGCACTGTCGTCGCTCCTGGGGTCAATTGAAGCCGCCGCCGCTGCTAGGGCTTGCCGTGCTCCTGTCCTCACTTTCGGCTTCTACGATTGACTTCCT GCGTTTCATCAGTGCCATTTTCGATGCCAATGGTACAGATGCAATTCTCTCCTTTGAAAAGTTCTGCTGCAATCTCCCTAGACCTCTTCTTCAG GACAAGGTCCCTGCCTTCTCTCCAAAGAAAGCAAAAAGCTTTATTGAGAGTGAATTGGGAGCTTCCATTAGCTTACTATTTAGGGAGTTCGAAGATCGGCCAATAGCCGCTACTAGTCTTGGTCAG GTTCATCGTGCTATCCTGCATTTAATTTTATGTTCATTGCTAATAAGCTTATCGAGCATGTTAGCTGGTTTGGAATCCTTTAAG CTTATGAAACCAGAACTCTTTGATTTCATTGATAAATATAACCTACAAGATTCAATCCATGAAAAG GTTGTCCAATTGATGATGTTGGATTGCAAGCATGTAGTTCCTTTATTGATCCAGCATAGGGACTTAATAAGTCCACAAGAAGTTGTGAAGCAACTTCTAAATGCTGATGTTAAGTGTGACTGCAGATACTTTTTACATTTGTATCTCCATTCACTATTTGAAGTAAATCCGCATGCTGGGAAAGACTTTCATGATATACATGTTTGGGAGATAAG GTAG
- the LOC112740877 gene encoding vacuolar protein sorting-associated protein 41 homolog isoform X8: MRSRVRDQRVRGGHRRNAAAAAAITVVEEGVQRREREKDDSQTKWRERMKTRREREGGCFAVHCRRSWGQLKPPPLLGLAVLLSSLSASTIDFLRFISAIFDANGTDAILSFEKFCCNLPRPLLQDKVPAFSPKKAKSFIESELGASISLLFREFEDRPIAATSLGQLMKPELFDFIDKYNLQDSIHEKVELYADYDPKMLLPFLHSSQHYTLEKAYEICTKKELLKEQVFILGRMRNSKQALAVIINKLGDIKEAVEFVTMQNDYELWEELIKQCIDKPEMAQGSAG; this comes from the exons ATGAGATCACGAGTGAGAGACCAGAGAGTGAGAGGGGGTCACCGCCGCAACGCCGCTGCAGCCGCCGCCATCACCGTCGTGGAGGAGGGAGtccagaggagagagagagagaaagatgatTCGCAGACTAAATGGAGAGAAAGGATGAAGACGCGACGCGAGAGAGAAGGAGGCTGTTTCGCCGTGCACTGTCGTCGCTCCTGGGGTCAATTGAAGCCGCCGCCGCTGCTAGGGCTTGCCGTGCTCCTGTCCTCACTTTCGGCTTCTACGATTGACTTCCT GCGTTTCATCAGTGCCATTTTCGATGCCAATGGTACAGATGCAATTCTCTCCTTTGAAAAGTTCTGCTGCAATCTCCCTAGACCTCTTCTTCAG GACAAGGTCCCTGCCTTCTCTCCAAAGAAAGCAAAAAGCTTTATTGAGAGTGAATTGGGAGCTTCCATTAGCTTACTATTTAGGGAGTTCGAAGATCGGCCAATAGCCGCTACTAGTCTTGGTCAG CTTATGAAACCAGAACTCTTTGATTTCATTGATAAATATAACCTACAAGATTCAATCCATGAAAAG GTAGAACTCTATGCAGATTATGATCCAAAGATGCTGCTACCTTTTCTACATAGCAGTCAGCACTATACTCTTGAGAAG GCCTATGAAATTTGCACTAAAAAAGAGCTACTGAAGGAGCAAGTTTTCATCTTAGGAAGGATGAGAAACTCAAAGCAAGCCCTAGCAGTTATTATAAATAAACTGGGGGACATTAAGGAG GCTGTAGAGTTTGTCACTATGCAGAATGATTATGAACTCTGGGAAGAATTAATCAAGCAATGCATTGACAAGCCTGAAATG GCTCAGGGATCGGCTGGTTAA